A single genomic interval of Coccidioides posadasii str. Silveira chromosome 1, complete sequence harbors:
- a CDS encoding uncharacterized protein (EggNog:ENOG410PFWF~COG:S~BUSCO:7669at33183): protein MPLGIHNPLPSSMRSECRKAGKILASFVDPRQAFGPDKIIPPQILANAKGLAIITVLKAGFIGSGRFGSGVVVARLSDGSWSAPSAIATAGAGVGGQIGFELTDFVFILNDYAAVRTFSQLGSITLGGNVSIAAGPIGRNAEAAGAASAKGVAGIFSYSKTKGLFAGVSLEGSVLVERRDANSKLYNARVTASQLLGGSIPPPPGAEPLMRVLQSRAFSGANAYSDTMYNDIPVYEDRHDDVVWEGRRGDAFGEGIPRNRSASMNDEYEYHDRPARANTWADEVYDRQPTGRLGRTYSTMAGPNDHFSSRGRSFTAGPYGGDYVYRDKKPARPTAPKPVFGNKPSQRALQKNQAIALFTFDPDQEGDLGFKKGDVITILKRTDKKEDWWTGRIGDRTGVFPSNYVDVMD from the exons ATGCCGCTGGGAATCCACAATCCGCTGCCCTCGTCTATGAGGA GCGAATGCAGGAAAGCTGGCAAGATCCTAGCTTCATTTGTCGATCCCCGCCAGGCGTTCGGGCCAGATAAGATCATTCCGCCACAAATCTTAGCAAATGCAAAG GGCCTCGCGATCATAACTGTCTTGAAAGCGGGGTTCATAGGCTCCGGCCGATTCGGCTCTGGTGTGGTGGTTGCACGCCTTTCTGATGGCAGTTGGTCTGCTCCTTCTGCAATCGCAACTGCCGGAGCAGGTGTTGGTGGCCAGATCGGGTTTGAATTGACAGATTTCGTTTTTATCCTCAACGATTACGCCGCTGTACGCACCTTTTCCCAACTCGGATCGATCACACTCGGAGGCAACGTTTCGATTGCCGCAGGGCCCATTGGTAGGAATGCAGAAGCAGCAGGAGCAGCCAGCGCCAAAGGCGTAGCTGGCatattttcttattcaaaAACAAAGGGCTTGTTCGCCGGTGTGAGTCTGGAAGGAAGTGTCTTGGTTGAGCGGAGAGATGCCAACTCGAAGCTCTATAATGCCAGGGTAACTGCGAGTCAATTGCTTGGAGGAAGCATACCCCCTCCCCCAGGCGCAGAACCTCTTATGAGAGTCCTGCAGTCTCGAGCATTTTCTGGCGCAAATGCATATTCCGACACAATGTATAATGATATCCCCGTTTATGAAGATCGCCATGACGACGTCGTCtgggaaggaagaagaggcgaCGCCTTTGGTGAAGGTATCCCTCGTAATCGATCAGCGTCCATGAACGATGAATATGAATATCATGACAGACCAGCAAGGGCAAATACATGGGCTGATGAGGTTTACGATCGCCAGCCTACTGGACGCCTAGGCCGAACCTACAGCACCATGGCTGGCCCAAATGACCATTTCTCCAGTCGCGGTCGCAGTTTTACTGCGGGTCCCTACGGGGGTGATTATGTGTACCGCGACAAGAAGCCAGCCCGCCCAACAGCACCGAAACCCGTGTTTGGGAATAAGCCATCCCAGCGTGCTCTCCAAAAGAATCAGGCCATCGCTTTGTTTACGTTTGATCCCGATCAAGAAGGGGACTTGGGATTTAAAAAAGGGGACGTCATCACGATTTTGAAGCGAACGGATAAAAAGGAGGATTGGTGGACTGGAAGGATAGGAGATAGAACTGGGGTCTTCCCAAG CAATTATGTGGATGTCATGGATTAA
- a CDS encoding uncharacterized protein (EggNog:ENOG410PJ2B~COG:S~TransMembrane:12 (n31-39c44/45o54-70i77-97o117-135i147-165o177-200i497-515o618-635i647-663o669-690i695-712o718-737i757-781o)), producing MAKARLRGWTPKKIWQALGMDKHTFLMMLKGALPPTIVICMFQASPVANLTQNYGYITPIMAVIAQCLLPRAKYMKIMLFTALATCVSASLCCLGIYCTIKAREHTSQPGAPPTGGYNSSASAVAAIWFLFAIWVANSLRAWHPNELQSPMASFSVFIAVTMTRAPTMPTLSFGLTYVRLLLIAFLIGFAVATGVSLIIFPTTSRSVIFHQLRGYPAVVKSLLDQQISYVKSTESDGPWKITRMATIVRRATLGSLGTGNVDEHSAKEPATTFESPGLKAAIGKISAIHSRVNAEMHYAKQEVVWGTLSAEDLETLVSLLRSLFLSLAGVAMLPRIFKRLTKAIPPQGAATDAGNLESLRQEDITTSPIVEDSLYETPETTQEHFVRPLCDRLETAKALVNSGIQHAFVTLQISKPKDFATVIRGRRFSFVSRDEEDGSTTRPGHEDFTADFEKKLYDFYSQRKNLPRHWASLNAFAPVENEEQSRSAEIREIRKEFFVLLFIGHLQDILLQAVLDLVKFADSKVADGTMRRKRVIFPKSEYIKQWIFGGWPGEDEKVESEIPVVGEQTDHEPTVHGKDPLETRFADPEHLPPVNRWQRFGNWLRRLSHLLSSKESAFGLRVSVAAFCVAILAYLQQTQHFFYSNRINWAVIVIVIGMSPISGKSLFGLMGRIVGTVLSTILAFVVWYIVAERTAGILVFLYIGNFLQYYFYVKFPRLIPACIIALITFNLTIGYELQVRKLGNAVSASTGLTVFPIYLFAPYRLVAVMAGCAISFIWVMFPSPTTAGSHVRKTLGRGLFVLATFYNCMHTSIEVWINQEQGDLSDPQSPARLLEKARNKLFSEEMFLLAEIRSHIEFVKYEPPIGGRFPKETYENISSEIQTILTSMALMAHVTRNVERMMPEEFPYRGSVSSTRRWSASTWSDSSSGGEKWIKHLARAASSQDFHSHVITSLLYHLSAAVSNGLSLPPYLTPPHAFPLARNLRRMNENLLDIRNIEDPSFSAFVAVEVLSSMVNSNLKTLVSNVKLLVGELDFDVYVRRHRHRLREKREEREEQRTGEEEDRHNKVG from the exons ATGGCTAAGGCGCGATTGAGGGGTTGGACCCCCAAGAAGATATGGCAGGCGCTGGGTATGGACAAGCACACGTTCCTCATGATGCTGAAAGGAGCGCTGCCGCCAACGATTGTGATATGCAT GTTCCAAGCTAGCCCAGTCGCAAATCTTACGCAAAATTATGGATATATCACGCCGATAATGGCAGTCATTGCGCAGTGCCTGTTGCCGCGTGCCAAATATATGAAGATAATGCTATTTACTGCCCTGGCAACATGTGTGTCTGCGTCGTTATGCTGCCTGGGTATCTACTGCACGATCAAGGCGAGGGAACACACCAGTCAACCGGGGGCTCCCCCAACAGGAGGGTATAACAGCAGCGCGAGTGCAGTGGCAGCGATTTGGTTTTTATTTGCCATTTG GGTTGCCAATTCACTGCGTGCGTGGCACCCGAATGAGTTGCAGAGCCCTATGGCCTCATTTTCCGTCTTCATTGCGGTTACCATGACCAGAGCCCCCACTATGCCAACGCTATCTTTCGGCCTGACCTACGTGAGGTTGCTGCTGATAGCGTTTTTAATCGGTTTTGCGGTTGCTACCGGAGTGTCTCTGATTATCTTTCCGACAACTAGCCGGAGTGTAATCTTTCACCAACTAAGAGGCTATCCGGCTGTTGTGAAATCATTGCTTGACCAACAGATCTCATACGTCAAGTCGACTGAGAGTGACGGTCCCTGGAAAATTACCCGGATGGCAACAATCGTAAGGCGAGCGACATTGGGCTCCTTAGGTACTGGTAATGTCGATGAACATAGTGCAAAGGAGCCAGCAACGACCTTTGAATCGCCTGGCTTGAAGGCTGCCATCGGGAAGATCAGCGCTATCCATTCCCGGGTTAATGCTGAAATGCACTACGCCAAACAAGAGGTAGTTTGGGGAACGTTGTCTGCTGAAGACCTTGAAACTCTTGTTTCGTTGCTGAGGTCTCTGTTCTTGTCCTTGGCAGGTGTTGCTATGCTTCCACGTATTTTTAAGAGACTTACCAAGGCGATTCCACCACAAGGCGCGGCTACGGACGCGGGAAACCTCGAAAGTCTAAGGCAAGAAGATATCACTACCAGCCCTATAGTGGAGGATTCTCTATATGAAACACCTGAGACCACTCAGGAGCATTTCGTTCGCCCCTTATGTGATCGCCTGGAGACCGCTAAAGCACTTGTTAACTCTGGTATACAGCATGCTTTTGTCACTCTTCAAATTTCGAAACCTAAGGATTTTGCCACGGTCATTAGGGGACGAAGATTTTCTTTCGTTTCGagggatgaagaagatggttCTACAACAAGGCCAGGGCATGAGGATTTCACTGCTGATTTTGAGAAGAAACTCTATGACTTTTACTCCCAACGCAAGAATCTGCCGCGCCATTGGGCTTCCCTTAACGCATTTGCACCCGTTGAAAACGAGGAGCAAAGCCGGTCCGCTGAAATTCGCGAAATTCGAAAGGaattttttgttttgctgTTTATCGGTCACCTTCAAGATATCCTTCTCCAGGCGGTTTTAGATCTTGTCAAATTCGCAGATAGTAAAGTTGCGGACGGCACCATGAGACGAAAACGTGTGATATTTCCAAAATCAGAATATATCAAACAATGGATTTTCGGCGGCTGGCCCGGCGAAGACGAAAAGGTGGAAAGCGAAATTCCTGTTGTAGGCGAGCAGACGGACCATGAGCCTACTGTCCATGGGAAGGATCCCCTAGAAACCCGCTTTGCCGACCCGGAGCACCTTCCCCCCGTCAATAGGTGGCAGAGATTTGGAAACTGGCTTCGTCGACTCTCGCATTTACTCAGCTCCAAGGAGAGCGCGTTTGGGTTGCGGGTTTCCGTTGCAGCATTCTGCGTGGCAATCCTGGCTTACTTGCAACAGACACAACATTTCTTTTATAGCAATCGGATCAACTGGGCTGTGATTGTGATTGTCATCGGTATGAGCCCTATCAGCGGGAAGTCGCTGTTTGGCCTGATGGGGCGGATTGTTGGAACTGTGCTCTCTACAATATTGGCTTTCGTGGTTTGGTATATTGTAGCTGAGAGGACTGCGGGAATCTTGGTGTTTCTTTATATTggaaactttcttcaa TATTATTTCTACGTCAAGTTTCCGCGTTTGATTCCGGCATGCATCATTGCATTAATCACCTTCAATTTGACCATAGGGTATGAGCTTCAG GTTCGAAAGTTAGGGAATGCAGTTTCGGCATCAACTGGACTGACTGTTTTCCCTATCTATCTGTTTGCGCCCTATCGGCTGGTTGCAGTGATGGCCGGATGTGCCATTTCGTTTATTTGGGTAATGTTTCCGAGCCCAACGACGGCTGGTTCTCACGTCCGTAAAACTCTTGGGCGCGGCCTTTTTGTTCTTGCGACCTTTTACAATTGCATGCATACATCTATTGAAGTATGGATCAACCAGGAACAAGGTGATTTGAGCGACCCTCAATCGCCAGCACGGTTGCTAGAAAAAGCTAGAAATAAGCTATTTTCCGAAGAAATGTTCCTGCTTGCCGAGATTCGAAGCCACATCGAATTCGTTAAATACGAGCCACCCATCGGAGGCCGATTTCCCAAGGAGACATATGAAAATATCAGCTCAGAGATCCAGACTATATTAACAAGTATGGCTCTGATGGCACATGTCACTCGCAACGTGGAGAGAATGATGCCCGAAGAATTTCCATACCGGGGATCTGTCAGCTCCACCCGGAGATGGAGCGCAAGTACGTGGAGCGACAGTTCCTCGGGGGGAGAGAAAtggattaaacatcttgCGCGGGCAGCAAGTTCTCAGGACTTCCATTCTCATGTCATTACCTCCCTTCTTTATCATTTATCCGCTGCAGTATCAAACGGCCTTTCGTTGCCGCCCTATCTAACCCCTCCCCATGCGTTTCCACTGGCCAGGAATCTAAGGCGGATGAACGAAAATTTGCTGGACATTCGGAACATCGAGGATCCCTCCTTCTCGGCCTTTGTGGCGGTTGAAGTTTTGAGCTCAATGGTGAACTCGAACCTGAAGACCCTTGTTAG TAACGTGAAACTACTGGTTGGTGAGCTTGACTTCGACGTTTACGTCCGGCGGCACCGGCATAGATTGCGCGAGAAACGCGAAGAACGCGAGGAACAACGAACCGGAGAGGAGGAAGATCGGCATAACAAGGTTGGCTGA
- a CDS encoding uncharacterized protein (EggNog:ENOG410PH6C~COG:S~BUSCO:4285at33183), translating into MMKTSLGSNRRDTGRDTSRRGHVPQLSISDDSHHVTETISQMYDDNYDKRNSKRLSFVATQQDETISTTPITKNNSGPSPHQLHHLPIRTSSIDGERTNGQLRDQTPPREGAAQRSNGELSPGLSLAAATETTTTNFKVDDLDYESDPAAVAQELNNLAALRRMSMDIGALDPDLPSFSSSFNMPSIAPSASADEDDTSRLFWVPARLHPGIAPKEFKSFLESKSEQIKRRSGELSFLDPNPGGQQGSGGELRRKKSMLSRQVDSSSVNSRSDSIRSSPPNLEALAEEASSGALLNNFADDRPILPPAPPGHSLRRSTRTTYRKGSLKAGERVPRRFPRQSDSNADAARCGSPPSIADAPILGLTRVSTDPIPVLDSTISSSRYSPNTKLGDNPDSNRELRQERPSLGLRTTSATQMQGSDAQTESTPRPIIKSPVSQHGSPRTETSAADKASAVTSKQPFIPERKSSHDPPPSLPPQMPLPPEPTGNKSRKASLKQAEDKKPDKKSKEKKDSEGGRKSSWHWRRSTDDKDKKKDDDGKKHKSKSSKSGDRMHDNTRLDVLQTSIDGGIKGRESLVLDRSEVKMDEDRRKDRRSESGEVKKEKESSLFSSIFGSKKKGSDSHRKLSRNLSPEPRVRELRADIDYNWTRFSLLQERAIYRMAHIKLANPRRALYSQVLLSNFMYSYLAKVQQMHPHMALPTSPAQNQQRKKEQHQQQQQHQPQHQHTDEYSQYQGYQEQDHYGDHSGYTHDDQMYYDVDGNGSPRNNQSYDSGRAWGPEHGPHATSGGNDSQLDDDDMW; encoded by the exons ATGATGAAG ACCTCACTAGGTTCCAATCGACGAGACACTGGAAGAGATACATCGCGGCGGGGGCATGTTCCACAACTGTCGATCAGCGACGATAGCCACCACGTTACGGAGACCATCAGCCAAATGTACGATGACAACTACGACAAGAGGAATTCAAAGCGATTGAGTTTTGTTGCAACACAGCAGGACGAAACTATTTCTACCACTCCGATTACTAAGAACAATTCCGGACCTTCACCGCACCAGCTACACCATCTACCTATTAGAACGAGTTCAATCGACGGGGAGAGAACAAATGGGCAGCTACGAGACCAAACCCCCCCTCGAGAGGGTGCTGCACAGCGAAGTAACGGAGAGTTGTCGCCGGGGTTGAGCCTCGCTGCGGCAACGGAGACTACCACCACGAACTTCAAAGTCGACGACCTCGACTATGAATCGGACCCTGCGGCTGTCGCGCAGGAGCTAAATAACCTGGCAGCCCTCAGGAGAATGTCAATGGATATTGGGGCGCTTGACCCAGACTTACCATCTTTCAGCTCGAGTTTCAACATGCCGTCTATCGCGCCGTCCGCCTCTGCTGACGAAGATGATACCTCCAGATTGTTCTGGGTTCCAGCACGGCTCCATCCTGGAATAGCACCAAAAGAGTTTAAATCCTTTCTTGAAAGCAAGTCGGAGCAGATTAAAAGGCGATCTGGAGAGCTGTCTTTCCTGGATCCTAACCCAGGTGGGCAGCAAGGCTCAGGTGGGGAGCTGCGGAGAAAGAAGTCGATGTTGTCTAGGCAAGTAGATTCATCGAGTGTCAATAGCCGTTCCGACAGCATCAGATCCTCCCCTCCGAATTTAGAAGCACTGGCGGAAGAAGCATCGTCCGGCGCATTATTGAATAATTTTGCTGATGATCGGCCTATCCTCCCACCCGCTCCTCCTGGCCATAGCTTAAGAAGGTCGACTCGAACTACTTATAGGAAGGGTAGCTTGAAGGCAGGAGAGAGAGTTCCAAGACGGTTCCCGAGACAATCAGATTCAAATGCAGATGCCGCACGATGTGGATCTCCGCCTTCAATAGCTGATGCACCCATCCTTGGACTAACTAGAGTGTCTACTGATCCAATCCCAGTCCTTGATAGCACGATTAGCTCTTCCCGATATTCTCCAAACACAAAGCTCGGAGACAATCCTGATTCTAACCGAGAGTTGCGACAAGAACGTCCAAGTCTAGGCCTTCGAACTACTTCAGCAACTCAGATGCAAGGGTCAGATGCGCAAACGGAATCTACACCACGTCCAATCATTAAAAGCCCTGTATCTCAACATGGGTCGCCGCGAACTGAGACGTCTGCAGCAGACAAGGCTTCTGCTGTTACTTCTAAACAACCCTTTATTCCGGAGCGCAAATCTTCCCATGACCCGCCACCTTCCCTTCCACCACAGATGCCTTTACCACCAGAGCCTACAGGAAACAAGTCTAGAAAGGCATCACTCAAACAAG CAGAAGACAAAAAACCGGACAAAAAGtcaaaggagaagaaagattCCGAGGGTGGTCGAAAATCGAGCTGGCACTGGCGACGAAGCACAGACGACAAAGATAAGAAGAAGGACGATGATGGAAAGAAACATAAGTCCAAATCGAGCAAGTCGGGCGATAGAATGCATGATAACACCCGCCTTGACGTTCTGCAGACATCTATTGATGGAGGTATCAAAGGCCGAGAAAGTCTGGTGCTTGATCGTTCGGAGGTCAAAATGGACGAGGACCGGCGAAAAGATCGGAGATCCGAGAGCGGCGAGGtcaagaaggaaaaggaatCCAGCCTCTTCTCGTCAATATTCGGAAGTAAGAAGAAAGGGAGTGACAGTCACAGGAAACTCTCGCGGAATCTGTCTCCAGAACCGCGTGTGCGGGAACTCCGAGCCGATATCGATTACAACTGGACCCGATTCTCTCTTCTCCAAGAACGAGCTATATACCGTATGGCCCATATCAAGCTTGCGAACCCACGGCGTGCACTGTACTCACAAGTCCTTTTGAGCAATTTTATGTATTCCTATCTTGCAAAAGTACAACAAATGCACCCGCATATGGCTTTACCTACGTCGCCGGCACAGAACCAGCAGCGGAAGAAGGAACAgcatcaacaacaacaacaacaccaGCCCCAACACCAGCATACTGATGAGTATTCTCAGTACCAAGGATATCAG GAACAGGATCACTATGGCGATCATTCAGGCTACACACATGATGACCAAATGTATTATGACGTGGATGGGAACGGCAGTCCCAGAAACAACCAAAGTTATGATTCCGGAAGAGCGTGGGGACCCGAGCATGGTCCGCATGCTACTTCAGGTGGAAACGATTCTCAGTTAGATGACGATGACATGTGGTGA
- a CDS encoding uncharacterized protein (EggNog:ENOG410PQWD~TransMembrane:1 (i74-96o)): MSDAYERERQNNALLESLSQKTNALKSVTIDIYDNAQNQETIDSTSEVFSSLSTNLRGSAGRLTRAARQGDKVAVLKVAGIVAGAGVGAWVVLGWIF; the protein is encoded by the exons ATGAGTGATGCCTATGAGCGTGAGCG GCAAAACAATGCGCTCCTCGAGTCTCTTTCGCAGAAAACAAATGCTTTAAAGTCCGTTACTATAGATATCTACGACAACGCACAAAACCAAGAAACAATCGATAGTACT AGCGAAGTATTTTCCTCCTTATCTACGAATCTGAGAGGTAGCGCGGGTCGCCTAACCCGCGCCGCAAGGCAGGGTGATAAAGTGGCAGTTTTGAAAGTCGCCGGCATCGTGGCAGGTGCCGGTGTCGGCGCTTGGGTTGTTCTGGGCTGGATATTCTAG
- the MSRB2 gene encoding Peptide methionine sulfoxide reductase B2, chloroplastic (EggNog:ENOG410PPVG~COG:O) has product MSFFGGLLNRFSTYAPTSAPMEYPDTRTEDEWRAILSPEQFRILRRKGTEAAFTGEYDKHKPTSGVYHCAGCNAPLYKAEHKFTSGCGWPAYFDCIPGAVTRHEDRSFGMTRTEIVCSNCGGHLGHVFKGEGYPTPTDERHCVNSISLKFSNKNGEGK; this is encoded by the exons ATGTCCTTTTTTGGAGGTCTCCTCAATCGCTTTTCTACATACGCACCCACCTCCGCGCCGATGGAATATCCTGATACACGAACAGAGGATGAATGGCGAGCAATTTTAAGTCCTG AACAATTCCGTATCCTGCGTAGGAAAGGTACCGAAGCCGCCTTTACCGGCGAATACGACAAGCACAAACCAACATCCGGCGTCTACCACTGCGCTGGTTGCAATGCGCCTCTCTATAAGGCCGAGCACAAGTTTACCTCTGGCTGCGGCTGGCCCGCGTATTTCGACTGTATCCCTGGTGCGGTGACGCGACATGAAGATCGTTCATTTGGTATGACACGGACAGAAATTGTGTGTTCAAATTGCGGAGGACATCTAGGCCATGTATTCAAGGGAGAAGGATATCCAACGCCCACGGACGAGAGGCATTGCGTTAATAGCATAAGTTTGAAGTTCTCGAATAAGAATGGGGAAGGGAAATAG
- a CDS encoding uncharacterized protein (EggNog:ENOG410Q5AK) gives MDESFPRSSPLLRDLAAATKQRQPDGTTQDYVDQGFAIIINASEYHKKLQEKAVRQEFILQRDYMDKRFETVEERIEMVDRGLQSHMDDQYRGVNRRFEKVEKKLESMEQKMDKKLESMEQRMDKKFGGMEQRMHKKFGELEAAIHDFRAMAVNGNADRGIKTLQPVGVYHPNRGYFVPENFPRTVGEFWKLKRTSKLPQLISLCLFYGITREELTGLDMDEDTKETEAYTSLTLKQLIEKYPDLAHMALADRFGLKYAVVAEFMKRLEEFRDQSTGKRSVIDQGTEATRKSARIERSRQGDANIERGSHKSVPPYQRFSEHEVVPLELLLKNTPSTVESIRSDRTQLGWAKTSEREKFDAYMAEINERREREEDQKLEAERIAALPYQVIPAAGVLDSTKQSPSKNPSDSNTSSRAGSVQERESEVAKSPEPGDTQSQRTVSTELIESPARSRRTQLQPAFRPKSTKSQRSAKGMKE, from the exons ATGGATGAATCGTTTCCCCGCTCAAGCCCCCTTCTTAGGGATCTTGCGGCTGCCACCAAACAAAGACAGCCTGATGGGACGACTCAAGATTATGTTGACCAAGGCTTTGCTATTATCATAAATGCTTCCGAGTACCACAAAAAACTTCAAGAGAAGGCTGTCAGGCAAGAGTTCATCCTGCAACGCGATTACATGGACAAAAGGTTCGAGACCGTTGAAGAACGTATTGAAATGGTCGACCGTGGGCTTCAAAGCCATATGGATGATCAGTATAGGGGTGTGAACCGTCGATTCGAGAAAGTCGAAAAGAAATTGGAGAGTATGGAGCAAAAGATGGACAAGAAATTGGAGAGTATGGAGCAAAGGATGGACAAGAAATTTGGAGGTATGGAGCAAAGGATGCACAAGAAATTTGGAGAACTCGAAGCTGCAATTCATGATTTTCGTGCTATGGCTGTAAATGGGAACGCAGACAGAGGCATAAAGACTTTGCAACCAGTTGGCGTATACCATCCAAATCGTGGATATTTTGTTCCAGAAAATTTTCCTCGAACCGTGGGGGAGTTCTGGAAATTAAAGAGGACGTCTAAAT TACCTCAGTTAATATCTCTGTGTTTGTTCTATGGGATCACCCGTGAAGAGCTTACTGGGCTTGATATGGACGAGGACACCAAGGAAACTGAAGCATATACCTCCCTAACACTAAAGCAGTTGATCGAAAAGTACCCAGATTTAGCCCACATGGCATTGGCTGATCGATTCGGGCTTAAGTACGCTGTTGTGGCAGAATTCATGAAACGACTAGAAGAATTTAGGGATCAGTCCACAGGCAAAAGATCCGTTATAGACCAAGGAACCGAAGCAACTAGGAAATCTGCTCGGATTGAACGTTCACGACAGGGTGATGCTAACATCGAACGCGGATCACATAAGTCGGTTCCACCATATCAGCGATTTTCCGAACATGAGGTTGTCCCGCTAGAGCTACTCTTGAAAAATACACCATCCACCGTCGAGTCTATTCGTTCGGATAGGACTCAGCTGGGCTGGGCCAAAACCAGTGAACGAGAAAAATTCGATGCGTATATGGCTGAGATaaatgaaagaagagagcgggaagaagatcaaaagCTGGAGGCAGAGCGCATCGCTGCCCTCCCTTATCAAGTTATACCTGCTGCTGGCGTGTTAGATTCGACGAAGCAAAGTCCTTCAAAGAACCCTTCAGATTCGAATACCTCCAGCCGAGCTGGGAGTGTACAAGAGCGAGAATCCGAAGTTGCAAAGAGCCCAGAGCCTGGCGACACACAGAGCCAAAGGACTGTCTCCACAGAGCTTATTGAGTCTCCAGCTAGGTCACGGCGTACCCAGCTCCAGCCTGCCTTCCGCCCGAAATCTACCAAAAGCCAGCGCAGCGCGAAGGGGATGAAGGAATAG
- a CDS encoding uncharacterized protein (EggNog:ENOG410PHZ5~COG:T~BUSCO:6587at33183), translating to MSLRPKPGAARAAQNQQVIKDLLKLNCNKTCADCKRNKHPRWASWNIGIFICIRCSGIHRGMGTHVSRVKSVDLDSWTDEQLQSVVRWGNARANKYWEAKLPPGHVPSEAKIENFIRTKYESKRWVMDGPIPDPSTLDGDGDEDVPLAVVQEKAKLERSASHQATSTLARPSPPAQQQSINLFDDDAPAPPARPKTTDIPGTHAPTKSSQPAAAPKQGKPGDSLLGLDFFGTSQPTTASRPSSTPSGPPTTGPSRPDLKQSILSLYASTPKPQPASQHDRTTSFGSSPSFQSPHKPQNDAFGGLTDAFSGLSFPPSVSSPPKKETSFSVFDSLTSQKSLSSVPQTMSPAPASTGSGLLDIASPKPGKKPSQGKSPSISTGSTGRAFDLIGATMGSTKSTTTPPTASNDILDLFSSPPATTSPPAVSPPKPNEMNSIFNLSSSKPQTITQSPPSNAATTTSMLSSVNIDPWGGNAWASTDPSPPTTQPTSMMRVPDTLTANDIGSGWGASSGLGGSSAPKPTPTVTADEDFGGWTSAVPTETSTSAPKAKTTGGFSGNDDLFSNVWE from the exons ATGTCACTGCGGCCCAAACCGGGGGCAGCCCGAGCCGCCCAAAACCAACAGGTCATAAAGGACTTGCTGAAGTTGAATTGCAACAAGACATGTGCAGATTGCAAGCGGAATAAGC ATCCAAGATGGGCCAGCTGGAATATTGGAATTTTTATTTGCATCCGTTGCTCTGGGATACATAGAGGCATGGGGACTCATGTCAGCCGCGTCAAGTCGGTGGACCTGGATTCATGGACCGATGAACAATTACAAAGTGTGGTGCGATGGGGGAATGCAAGAGCGAATAA GTATTGGGAAGCTAAATTGCCTCCTGGCCATGTCCCATCCGAAGC GAAGATCGAAAATTTTATAAGGACCAAATATGAGTCGAAGAGGTGGGTTATGGACGGGCCAATACCCGACCCGTCGACCCTtgatggtgatggtgatgaggACGTG CCATTAGCTGTTGTGCAAGAAAAGGCAAAATTGGAGCGATCAGCATCACATCAAGCAACATCTACCTTAGCACGACCGTCTCCGCCTGCACAACAGCAGTCGATTAACTTATTTGATGATGATGCTCCGGCACCTCCTGCTAGACCTAAGACCACAGATATACCTGGAACACATGCACCAACAAAATCTTCACAGCCAGCAGCAGCTCCGAAGCAAGGCAAGCCTGGCGACTCCCTCCTTGGATTAGATTTTTTTGGCACCTCTCAACCCACAACCGCAAGCAGACCATCGAGCACTCCTTCAGGTCCACCAACTACAGGGCCTTCACGGCCTGACCTTAAACAATCTATCCTATCACTCTACGCATCTACCCCTAAACCGCAGCCTGCTTCTCAACATGACCGTACCACGTCATTCGGGTCTTCACCTTCTTTCCAATCGCCACATAAGCCGCAAAACGACGCTTTTGGAGGGCTCACGGACGCTTTTAGCGGCTTAAGTTTTCCACCTTCCGTGTCATCACCTCCCAAAAAAGAGACATCATTTTCTGTTTTTGACTCTTTAACAAGTCAAAAGTCATTATCTTCCGTTCCCCAAACCATGTCTCCGGCGCCAGCATCAACTGGCAGCGGACTTCTCGATATTGCGTCGCCTAAACCCGGAAAGAAGCCGTCGCAAGGTAAATCTCCATCTATCTCAACAGGATCTACCGGACGGGCCTTTGACCTAATTGGCGCAACGATGGGTTCTACGAAATCAACTACGACCCCGCCTACTGCATCTAAtgatattcttgatcttttctcttccccGCCGGCTACAACCTCGCCCCCAGCCGTATCGCCACCAAAGCCAAACGAAATGAACTCCATTTTCAACCTATCATCTTCGAAACCTCAAACTATCACTCAATCTCCTCCCTCTAATGCTGCAACTACAACTAGCATGCTTTCAAGTGTTAATATAGACCCATGGGGAGGAAACGCCTGGGCATCCACAGACCCATCACCACCGACAACCCAACCTACATCAATGATGAGGGTTCCTGACACGCTGACTGCAAACGATATAGGTAGCGGCTGGGGTGCTTCGTCTGGTCTTGGAGGAAGTTCCGCTCCCAAGCCTACCCCTACCGTAACTGCGGACGAAGACTTTGGAGGCTGGACCAGTGCAGTGCCAACTGAAACTTCTACTTCTGCACCCAAAGCCAAAACAACAGGTGGTTTTTCAGGGAACGATGATCTATTCTCTAATGTATGGGAATAA